One genomic window of Bradyrhizobium sp. CCGE-LA001 includes the following:
- a CDS encoding sigma-70 family RNA polymerase sigma factor, translated as MPLTDSLRNDILAAVPSLRAFAISLSGNADRADDLVQETLLRALANIDSFQPGSNLPAWLFTILRNLFRSDYRKRRREVEDAEGNYAKTLKTQPSQNAHLEFEEFRTALDKLPQDQREALILVGASGFSYEDAASICGCAVGTIKSRVNRARSKLAALLYVEGAEDFGPDETVRAVIGGSGG; from the coding sequence CATCCTGGCGGCCGTGCCGAGCTTGCGCGCGTTCGCCATCTCGCTCAGCGGCAATGCGGACCGCGCCGACGATTTGGTGCAGGAGACGCTGCTTCGCGCGCTGGCCAACATCGACTCGTTCCAGCCCGGCTCCAACCTGCCGGCGTGGCTGTTCACAATCCTGCGCAACCTGTTCCGCTCCGACTATCGCAAGCGGCGGCGGGAGGTCGAGGATGCCGAAGGCAACTACGCCAAGACGCTGAAGACGCAACCGTCGCAAAACGCGCATCTCGAGTTCGAGGAGTTTCGCACGGCGCTCGACAAGCTTCCGCAGGACCAGCGTGAGGCGTTGATCCTGGTCGGCGCCTCCGGCTTCTCCTATGAGGACGCGGCGTCGATCTGCGGGTGTGCGGTCGGCACGATCAAGAGCCGCGTCAACCGCGCCCGCTCGAAGCTCGCCGCGCTGCTCTATGTCGAGGGCGCCGAGGACTTCGGGCCCGACGAGACCGTGCGCGCCGTGATCGGCGGCAGCGGCGGCTGA